Proteins from a genomic interval of Drosophila melanogaster chromosome 2R:
- the hng1 gene encoding hinge1 codes for MSSNHRPLDDSDILLIQTIRETPSLYDPQLPSFRLSQRKEEDWAKVADLLNISISDARRRWTCLRDRYSRELKQKRLHPSGEFGHNDFFRKMDFLRDFVRKRRERRGRERDREQKPTGWMKVDLQRRRRTRLPIDTETLIEEQGSHAYDEGEEQHDYDAKLESHTTQSETYSVVVEADDGQEPEQESFDEFLGDAECEQKVKVVTIHPEIAAPNATSAPEPIESNHADLNYLVCMPPNANQEREHSAPELPNPTAVITQKTCETEDDFFCKSIAAYLRQLSRVHKIKAKVEMYQILEKYILLEECGKGSGAGGSG; via the coding sequence atgagctcAAACCACCGTCCTCTGGACGATTCGGATATCCTCCTAATACAAACCATCCGCGAGACGCCGTCGCTGTACGATCCCCAGCTGCCCTCCTTTCGGCTGTCGCAGCGCAAAGAGGAGGACTGGGCAAAAGTGGCGGATTTGCTAAACATCTCCATCTCAGACGCTCGGCGACGGTGGACGTGTCTGCGGGATCGCTATTCGCGGGAGCTTAAGCAGAAGCGCCTGCATCCGTCCGGCGAGTTTGGTCACAATGACTTCTTTCGGAAGATGGACTTCCTGCGGGACTTTGTGCGCAAGAGACGCGAGCGCAGAGGACGCGAACGGGATCGGGAACAAAAGCCAACCGGGTGGATGAAGGTTGATTTACAGCGACGGCGTCGTACCCGCCTGCCTATTGACACAGAGACCTTGATCGAGGAGCAAGGTTCGCACGCCTACGATGAGGGCGAGGAGCAACACGACTACGACGCTAAGCTGGAGTCTCATACCACACAATCGGAGACGTATTCGGTGGTCGTGGAGGCGGACGATGGGCAGGAGCCCGAACAGGAGAGCTTCGATGAGTTCCTGGGGGATGCGGAGTGCGAGCAAAAGGTCAAGGTGGTCACAATTCATCCGGAAATCGCTGCTCCGAATGCGACGTCCGCACCTGAGCCTATTGAGTCTAACCACGCGGATCTGAACTACTTGGTCTGTATGCCGCCCAATGCGAATCAGGAGCGAGAGCATTCCGCCCCAGAATTACCCAATCCCACGGCCGTCATCACCCAAAAGACTTGCGAAACAGAGGACGACTTCTTTTGCAAGTCGATTGCCGCGTATTTGCGCCAACTGTCGCGCGTGCACAAGATCAAGGCCAAGGTGGAGATGTACCAGATTCTAGAGAAGTACATACTGCTCGAGGAGTGCGGAAAGGGGTCGGGTGCGGGCGGATCAGGCTAA
- the LSm1 gene encoding uncharacterized protein (like Sm 1), translating to MDDLNPLAGTAHLLEEVDKKLMVLLRDGRTLIGYLRSVDQFANLVLQRTIERIHVGNEYGDIPRGVFIIRGENVVLLGEIDREKEQKLPLKEISVDEILDAQRREQEQRQEKHRLVSKALKERGLAVDANIINEDFC from the exons ATGGACGACTTAAATCCGCTGGCGGGCACGGCTCACCTCCTGGAAGAGGTTGACA AGAAACTGATGGTACTTTTGAGAGACGGACGGACTCTGATTGGATACCTGCGGTCCGTGGACCAGTTCGCCAACCTGGTGCTGCAACGCACCATCGAGCGGATACATGTGGGCAACGAATACGGCGACATTCCTCGCGGAGTCTTCATCATTCGCGGGGAGAATGTGGTGCTACTGGGCGAAATA GACCGTGAAAAGGAGCAGAAACTGCCACTCAAAGAGATATCCGTCGATGAAATCCTGGACGCCCAGCGTAGGGAACAGGAGCAGCGGCAGGAGAAACACCGCCTAGTATCCAAGGCACTAAAGGAACGAGGCCTGGCCGTAGATGCCAACATAATCAACGAGGACTTCTGCTAA